A genomic window from Rhodococcus sp. KBS0724 includes:
- a CDS encoding ABC transporter substrate-binding protein, whose translation MTSLLRPTLDTDAEFARITAALTRRGFLGAGALAGIGLLTSCGTSSGEPAAGEMRTITTVNGQVEVPVNPQRVVSADYYTGPAMVDAGFTPVGLPVDYENTDGIPEPYASALQSLPKVGRWYGPNAEAIAALSPDLIVMTDRLAETSPDLYEQIRSIAPTAVFAEEGQYAWKDRARGVADALNQSAKVEELADRYEARIAKFRSDNADVLSKVKVVYTTYFEESGFSLYSPTKYQTTVISEAGFQFNDRSLALPAGTNEWFPKEQLELLDEADVIITNSGKGPINEKLAGDTIFERLRAVKNGQVYSFDYEGVASFGWALTFLEQFQPIVGKIRAKL comes from the coding sequence ATGACATCACTTCTCCGGCCGACTCTCGATACCGATGCCGAGTTCGCTCGCATCACTGCCGCGCTTACCCGTCGTGGATTCCTCGGGGCGGGCGCATTGGCCGGGATCGGGCTGCTCACGTCCTGCGGTACCAGCTCCGGTGAACCGGCAGCGGGAGAAATGCGCACGATCACCACTGTGAACGGCCAGGTGGAGGTGCCCGTAAACCCGCAGCGGGTGGTCAGCGCCGATTACTACACCGGCCCCGCGATGGTCGACGCCGGTTTCACCCCCGTCGGACTGCCGGTGGACTACGAAAACACCGACGGCATCCCCGAGCCGTATGCGTCTGCTCTGCAGTCTCTGCCGAAGGTCGGGCGCTGGTACGGGCCCAACGCCGAGGCGATCGCGGCGCTCTCGCCCGATTTGATCGTGATGACCGACCGTCTTGCGGAGACCAGCCCGGATCTTTACGAGCAGATCCGGTCGATAGCTCCGACCGCGGTCTTTGCCGAAGAAGGGCAGTACGCGTGGAAAGATCGTGCCCGCGGTGTCGCGGATGCGCTCAACCAGAGCGCGAAGGTCGAAGAGCTGGCCGATAGGTACGAAGCGCGGATTGCCAAGTTCCGCAGCGACAATGCCGACGTGCTGAGCAAGGTGAAGGTGGTGTACACCACGTACTTCGAGGAGAGTGGCTTCTCGCTGTACTCGCCGACCAAGTATCAGACGACTGTCATCAGCGAGGCCGGATTCCAGTTCAACGACCGCTCGCTCGCACTCCCTGCCGGCACCAACGAGTGGTTCCCGAAAGAGCAGCTGGAGCTACTCGACGAAGCCGACGTCATCATTACCAACAGCGGCAAGGGTCCCATCAACGAGAAGTTGGCCGGCGACACCATCTTCGAGCGTCTGCGCGCCGTCAAGAACGGGCAGGTGTACTCGTTCGACTACGAGGGCGTCGCCTCATTCGGTTGGGCTCTTACCTTCCTCGAGCAGTTCCAGCCGATCGTTGGAAAGATCAGAGCCAAGCTCTGA
- a CDS encoding FadR/GntR family transcriptional regulator: protein MFQPVARTSASGAVFDQISVKVLAGELAAGENLPSERKLAEAFGVSRPAVREAIQKLAQAGLVEVRQGESTSVRDFRRQAGPELLPQLLVRDGVPDLTVVRSVLETRELMGPQIAVLAARRISAESAAELDVAVEHLGAKEDPVELQDLALTFWDIVVDSADSIAFRLIFNSLRTAYEPAMTALAAVMVAEVGQTELYRKLASAITSHDEPTAETLAAKLLHTGTTAVGDALTFLEGLDP from the coding sequence ATGTTCCAACCCGTTGCACGTACCTCGGCCTCCGGCGCAGTGTTCGATCAGATTTCGGTGAAAGTGCTGGCCGGAGAACTTGCGGCGGGCGAAAACCTCCCGAGTGAGCGCAAGCTTGCCGAAGCATTCGGGGTCTCGAGGCCCGCGGTCCGAGAGGCAATTCAGAAGCTCGCCCAGGCAGGACTCGTCGAGGTCCGGCAGGGCGAGTCCACGTCGGTGCGCGATTTCCGACGCCAGGCCGGACCGGAACTTCTCCCCCAATTGCTGGTGCGCGACGGCGTCCCCGACCTGACCGTGGTGCGCAGCGTTCTCGAGACTCGCGAGTTGATGGGGCCGCAGATCGCAGTGCTGGCCGCCCGTCGCATCTCCGCGGAATCAGCCGCAGAACTCGACGTGGCCGTGGAACATCTTGGCGCCAAAGAAGATCCGGTAGAACTGCAAGACCTCGCGTTAACGTTCTGGGACATCGTTGTCGACAGCGCGGATTCCATTGCCTTCCGGTTGATCTTCAACAGCCTGCGCACAGCGTACGAACCGGCCATGACGGCACTCGCCGCCGTCATGGTTGCCGAAGTCGGTCAGACCGAACTGTATCGAAAACTGGCCTCCGCCATCACTTCACACGACGAGCCCACCGCCGAAACACTGGCAGCGAAGCTGCTCCACACCGGCACCACAGCCGTTGGCGACGCTCTCACCTTCCTGGAAGGACTGGATCCATGA
- a CDS encoding lipid-transfer protein yields the protein MSNRVFVVGVGMTKFEKPGAREWDYPDMARESGTKALEDAGIDYSEVEQAYVGYVYGESTAGQRAVYELGLTGIPIVNVNNNCSTGSTALYLATQAVKSGQADCALALGFEKMQSGSLGSTYDDREQPLMRHLLALAELQEFAMPPAPYMFGAAGVEHMERFGTTAEQFAKIAVKNHKHSLNNPYAQFQDEYTLEQILEARQIHGPLTKLQCSPTSDGSGAAIIASEAFVEKHGLAAQAIEIVGQAMVTDMNSTFEDKSAISLVGADMTRKAAEKVYAQAGITAADVDVIELHDCFSTNELLTYEALGLCAEGDGGKLVDADDTTYGGRWVVNPSGGLISKGHPLGATGLAQCAELTWQLRGTADKRQVDGAKVALQHNIGLGGAVVVTAYKPYAR from the coding sequence ATGAGTAACAGGGTTTTTGTCGTCGGCGTCGGCATGACGAAATTCGAGAAGCCGGGAGCCCGTGAGTGGGACTACCCCGACATGGCACGCGAGTCGGGTACCAAGGCTCTCGAAGATGCGGGGATCGACTACTCCGAGGTCGAGCAGGCATACGTCGGCTACGTCTACGGCGAGTCCACCGCAGGTCAGCGGGCTGTCTACGAGCTCGGTCTGACGGGTATCCCCATCGTCAACGTGAACAACAACTGTTCGACGGGATCGACCGCGCTCTACCTCGCCACGCAGGCGGTCAAGAGCGGTCAGGCCGACTGCGCACTGGCGCTGGGCTTCGAGAAGATGCAGTCCGGGTCGCTCGGATCCACCTACGACGACCGCGAACAGCCCCTCATGCGGCACCTCCTCGCTCTCGCCGAGCTGCAGGAGTTCGCGATGCCGCCGGCTCCGTACATGTTCGGCGCGGCCGGCGTCGAGCACATGGAACGCTTCGGAACCACTGCCGAGCAGTTCGCGAAGATCGCCGTCAAGAACCACAAGCACTCGCTGAATAACCCGTACGCCCAGTTCCAGGACGAATACACCCTCGAGCAGATCCTCGAAGCACGCCAGATTCACGGGCCGCTCACCAAGCTCCAGTGCTCGCCCACCTCGGACGGATCCGGCGCGGCGATCATCGCCAGCGAAGCATTCGTCGAGAAGCACGGCCTCGCTGCTCAGGCGATCGAGATCGTCGGACAGGCCATGGTCACCGACATGAACAGCACTTTCGAGGACAAGAGCGCCATCAGCCTCGTCGGCGCAGACATGACCCGTAAGGCCGCCGAGAAGGTATACGCGCAGGCCGGGATCACCGCCGCCGACGTCGACGTCATCGAACTCCACGACTGCTTCTCCACCAACGAGTTGCTGACCTACGAGGCGCTCGGACTGTGCGCCGAAGGTGACGGTGGCAAGCTCGTCGACGCCGACGACACCACCTACGGCGGACGCTGGGTGGTCAATCCGTCCGGTGGCCTCATCTCGAAGGGCCACCCCCTCGGAGCAACGGGCCTCGCACAGTGCGCCGAACTCACCTGGCAGCTCCGCGGAACCGCCGACAAGCGTCAGGTCGACGGCGCAAAGGTTGCTCTCCAGCACAACATCGGCCTCGGCGGCGCAGTTGTCGTGACCGCATACAAGCCCTACGCACGCTGA
- a CDS encoding SRPBCC family protein — MASVSVSAVLPASPEKTWDALSDLSRWEEWLTIHQGWKSELPTEVALGAKFTEVVSVMGMANKIEWTVEEVEVPKMVKIAGTGMAGVTVEFILSVEADGAGSKATVDASFKGTMIVGPIGKAVAKNAKADLEASLAKFAELVG, encoded by the coding sequence ATGGCTTCCGTTTCCGTCTCCGCCGTACTGCCCGCGTCCCCCGAGAAGACCTGGGATGCGCTCTCCGATCTGTCTCGCTGGGAAGAGTGGCTCACCATTCACCAGGGCTGGAAGAGTGAACTCCCCACGGAGGTTGCGCTGGGCGCCAAGTTCACCGAGGTCGTCTCCGTGATGGGTATGGCCAACAAGATCGAATGGACCGTCGAAGAGGTCGAGGTTCCGAAGATGGTCAAGATCGCCGGAACCGGAATGGCCGGTGTCACCGTCGAATTCATCCTCTCGGTCGAGGCCGACGGTGCGGGCTCGAAGGCAACCGTCGACGCCAGCTTCAAGGGCACCATGATTGTCGGGCCGATCGGCAAGGCAGTCGCCAAGAACGCCAAGGCTGACCTCGAGGCTTCGCTGGCGAAGTTCGCCGAGCTGGTCGGATAA
- a CDS encoding ABC transporter substrate-binding protein, translated as MTVRKPMTPLLLPTLDTDAEFARITAALTRRGFLSGSAAALSMLALAGCSSGEDSGGPDGETRTVQTHYGPVGVPVDPQRIVAVSYNTPWQLQAVGAQPVATLDYSAYIDQFTPAQQTFVNGLSTVGVFLQVNREAVVAAAPDLIVGDAYEIDEDMFRELSKIAPTAVYSGTNRSDWRTVAEGVADAVNKGSPLTSNREKYQAMQERLRTDYADQLRDNRWAQVAIGGSEGLFSILYPTGVTGAMLTDLDVTRGEFIPDLRPSTGFEAFPLEQLEMLRDVTVVVYPKQPDGTDSAGMKSIFASPLWSRIPAVASGQSFGISTQVTDYGTAINWLSELESGALEALS; from the coding sequence ATGACCGTCAGGAAGCCGATGACACCACTTCTCTTGCCGACTCTCGATACCGATGCCGAGTTCGCTCGCATCACTGCAGCCTTGACGCGTCGCGGCTTTCTCAGCGGAAGCGCCGCCGCACTGTCCATGCTCGCTCTTGCCGGGTGTAGCAGCGGAGAAGACAGCGGCGGTCCGGACGGCGAAACTCGGACGGTGCAGACGCACTACGGCCCCGTGGGCGTCCCCGTCGATCCGCAGCGCATCGTCGCGGTCTCCTACAACACGCCGTGGCAGTTGCAGGCCGTCGGAGCGCAACCAGTTGCGACGTTGGACTACAGCGCATACATCGACCAGTTCACGCCGGCGCAGCAGACTTTTGTCAACGGATTGTCCACCGTTGGCGTCTTCCTCCAGGTCAATCGCGAAGCCGTTGTTGCTGCGGCCCCCGACCTCATCGTTGGCGATGCGTACGAGATCGACGAGGACATGTTCCGCGAGCTCTCGAAAATCGCTCCCACAGCAGTGTATTCGGGCACGAACCGTTCGGACTGGCGCACTGTCGCCGAAGGCGTGGCAGACGCGGTCAACAAGGGTTCACCGCTGACATCGAACCGCGAGAAGTATCAGGCGATGCAGGAGCGACTCCGCACCGACTACGCAGACCAGCTTCGTGACAACCGTTGGGCCCAGGTTGCCATCGGAGGTTCGGAAGGACTCTTCTCGATCCTGTACCCGACCGGTGTCACGGGAGCGATGCTCACCGACCTCGACGTCACCCGCGGCGAGTTCATTCCGGATCTGCGCCCATCCACCGGGTTCGAAGCCTTCCCGCTCGAACAACTCGAAATGCTGCGGGACGTCACCGTCGTCGTCTACCCCAAGCAACCCGACGGAACCGATTCTGCGGGAATGAAATCTATCTTCGCCAGCCCGCTGTGGAGCCGCATCCCCGCGGTCGCGTCCGGGCAGTCTTTCGGAATCAGCACTCAGGTCACCGATTACGGCACGGCAATCAATTGGCTCAGCGAACTCGAATCCGGCGCGTTGGAGGCACTGTCATGA
- a CDS encoding SDR family oxidoreductase, with protein sequence MGSLDGRVAIITGAGRGIGREHALLFAREGASVVVNDLGGANDGSGADAGPAQQVVDEIVAAGGKAVANTDNIATWDGAEGLVKQAVSEFGRLDVLVNNAGILRDAFIAGMDESQWDAVIAVHLKGHAATLHHAAAYWKDQSKAGETVNASVINTASASGTFMPNAGQANYGAAKAGIAALTLVAADELDRYGVRVNAIAPIARTRLTLATPGMGALFAAEVPEGEFDAFAPSNISPLVAYLAAADCKLTGKVYAVQGGAITELAGWHGVNTIESEGPWTTADLAERL encoded by the coding sequence ATGGGAAGTCTCGACGGTCGCGTAGCGATCATCACCGGAGCAGGACGCGGCATCGGCCGTGAGCATGCGCTGCTCTTCGCTCGCGAGGGTGCGAGCGTCGTGGTCAACGATCTCGGCGGAGCAAACGACGGTTCCGGTGCAGATGCCGGCCCCGCGCAGCAGGTAGTCGACGAGATCGTCGCCGCAGGCGGCAAGGCCGTCGCCAACACCGACAACATCGCCACCTGGGACGGCGCCGAGGGCCTCGTCAAGCAGGCCGTCAGTGAGTTCGGGCGACTCGACGTACTGGTCAACAACGCCGGCATCCTTCGCGACGCCTTCATTGCCGGCATGGACGAGAGCCAGTGGGACGCAGTCATTGCCGTGCATCTCAAGGGGCACGCAGCGACGCTGCACCACGCTGCCGCCTACTGGAAGGACCAGAGCAAGGCAGGAGAAACCGTCAATGCTTCGGTCATCAACACTGCTTCGGCTTCGGGTACCTTCATGCCGAATGCGGGCCAGGCGAACTACGGCGCAGCCAAGGCAGGCATTGCAGCCCTGACCCTGGTGGCGGCGGACGAACTCGATCGATACGGCGTGCGCGTCAACGCCATTGCGCCGATCGCGCGTACTCGACTGACGCTGGCGACACCCGGTATGGGTGCGCTCTTCGCGGCCGAGGTCCCCGAGGGTGAGTTCGACGCGTTTGCGCCGTCCAACATCTCGCCGCTCGTGGCCTATCTCGCGGCGGCGGACTGCAAGCTCACCGGCAAGGTGTATGCCGTTCAGGGTGGGGCCATCACGGAACTCGCCGGCTGGCACGGTGTGAACACCATCGAGAGCGAGGGTCCCTGGACCACCGCCGACCTCGCAGAACGTCTGTAA
- a CDS encoding acyl-CoA dehydrogenase has product MARNAYELGLGLSEEHTALADSVRSFAERTITTEQVRAAVESRTEDKFPQFWTALVGQDLLGLAVPEEQGGHGAGLLTLAVALEALGRTVSPGPFVPTVLASAVLGAADSKAGLEYLPGLIDGSRTAAVALGAPLATEASDGGYTVTGALDGVLGGEHADVLLVPVQLPEGVRYAVLESSAVSITVQDSIDVLRGSARIEADNVQISAERVLDGLTEARVRSIAAVVLGAEDVGVMSWCVSTASEYAKTRVQFGRPIGQFQGVKHKCAQMGIALEQARAVVWDAASALDKGDDTADFAADIAAVIVPDAAVQVAQDCVQVHGGIGFTWEHDAHLYYRRTLSIRGILGTREDRANRVAQQALDGVSRASVLELPPEAEKIRGGIAAELATLVDLDEDDQLIALGDGGWVQPHLPKPYGRSAAPLEQIVISQEIKAAGISMPQLLMGGWAVQAVVAHGTDKQKQELAVPTLQGELVWCQLFSEPGAGSDLASLSTKAEKVDGGWKITGQKIWTTVAQFSDWAMLIARTDATKPKHQGITYFVLDMSTPGITVRPLREMTGSALFNEVFLDDVFIPDENVVGEVNDGWNVARTTLAGERVALSQKMEAYASDSDLLKFAKSADLSAIGRYRVGELVAESQAIDLIGSRVVLKQLSGIDVSTTSSVGKLLAMKISQSIAEFVVAELGAAGAVSIPGQPSDKAMEQLISGRATTIYGGTTEVQLNVIGERMLGLPRD; this is encoded by the coding sequence ATGGCACGCAACGCATACGAACTCGGTCTCGGGCTGAGTGAGGAGCACACCGCGCTTGCAGATTCGGTGCGCTCCTTCGCCGAGCGCACCATCACCACCGAGCAGGTGCGCGCGGCCGTGGAGTCGCGGACCGAGGACAAGTTCCCCCAGTTCTGGACGGCACTCGTCGGGCAGGACCTTCTCGGGCTCGCGGTTCCGGAAGAGCAGGGTGGCCACGGCGCCGGCCTGCTGACCTTGGCAGTGGCACTGGAAGCATTGGGCCGCACAGTCTCTCCCGGCCCGTTTGTTCCGACGGTATTGGCAAGCGCCGTTCTCGGTGCCGCCGATTCCAAGGCGGGACTCGAGTACCTGCCCGGTCTGATCGACGGAAGCCGAACGGCAGCAGTCGCCTTGGGTGCACCGTTGGCAACTGAGGCATCGGACGGCGGGTACACGGTCACGGGCGCACTCGACGGTGTGCTCGGCGGCGAACATGCCGACGTGCTGCTGGTCCCGGTCCAGTTGCCCGAGGGCGTTCGCTACGCGGTGCTCGAGAGCAGCGCTGTCTCGATCACCGTGCAGGACAGCATCGACGTACTGCGCGGCAGTGCGCGAATCGAAGCCGACAATGTTCAGATCAGCGCCGAACGGGTACTCGACGGTCTCACCGAGGCGCGGGTACGGTCCATTGCCGCAGTAGTTCTCGGCGCCGAAGACGTCGGCGTCATGTCCTGGTGCGTCTCCACCGCGTCGGAGTATGCCAAGACGCGTGTGCAGTTCGGACGACCCATCGGTCAGTTCCAGGGTGTCAAGCACAAGTGCGCGCAGATGGGCATTGCGCTCGAGCAGGCCCGCGCCGTGGTGTGGGATGCGGCAAGCGCATTGGACAAGGGCGACGACACAGCAGATTTTGCCGCCGACATCGCCGCCGTCATCGTGCCGGACGCCGCAGTACAGGTAGCGCAGGACTGCGTGCAGGTTCACGGCGGCATCGGATTCACGTGGGAGCACGACGCACACCTGTACTACCGCCGCACGCTCTCGATCCGTGGCATTCTCGGCACCCGCGAGGATCGTGCCAATCGTGTTGCGCAGCAGGCACTCGACGGTGTCAGCCGGGCCTCGGTTCTCGAACTACCGCCAGAGGCGGAGAAGATCCGCGGCGGCATCGCAGCTGAGCTGGCCACGTTGGTCGATCTCGACGAGGACGACCAGCTCATTGCACTCGGCGACGGAGGCTGGGTTCAGCCGCACCTGCCGAAGCCGTACGGGCGCAGCGCCGCTCCGCTCGAGCAGATCGTCATTTCCCAGGAGATCAAGGCTGCCGGTATCTCGATGCCGCAGCTCCTCATGGGTGGCTGGGCGGTGCAGGCGGTTGTCGCTCACGGCACGGACAAGCAGAAGCAAGAACTGGCGGTGCCGACGCTGCAGGGCGAGCTGGTGTGGTGCCAGCTCTTCAGTGAGCCCGGTGCTGGTTCCGACCTCGCGTCACTGTCGACGAAGGCCGAAAAGGTCGACGGTGGTTGGAAGATCACCGGTCAGAAGATCTGGACCACGGTTGCTCAGTTCTCCGACTGGGCAATGCTGATCGCCCGCACGGACGCCACCAAGCCGAAGCATCAGGGCATCACCTACTTCGTCCTGGACATGTCGACACCGGGCATCACCGTCCGGCCGCTGCGTGAGATGACAGGTTCGGCGCTGTTCAACGAAGTGTTCCTCGACGACGTTTTCATCCCCGACGAGAACGTGGTCGGCGAGGTCAATGACGGCTGGAACGTCGCCCGCACGACGCTGGCCGGCGAGCGCGTCGCGCTGAGCCAGAAGATGGAGGCGTACGCTTCGGACTCCGATCTGCTGAAGTTCGCGAAGTCAGCAGATCTGAGCGCGATCGGTCGCTACCGTGTCGGCGAGCTGGTGGCCGAGAGCCAGGCGATCGACCTCATCGGCTCCCGCGTTGTGCTCAAGCAACTTTCGGGAATCGACGTGAGTACCACATCGAGCGTCGGCAAGCTGTTGGCGATGAAGATCAGCCAGTCGATCGCCGAATTCGTCGTCGCCGAACTGGGTGCTGCCGGAGCGGTCAGCATCCCAGGTCAGCCCAGCGACAAGGCGATGGAGCAGCTCATTTCGGGCCGTGCCACCACCATCTACGGTGGCACGACCGAGGTGCAGCTCAACGTTATCGGTGAGCGCATGCTCGGGTTGCCGCGAGACTGA
- a CDS encoding sterol desaturase family protein, whose product MSKPVTLADAAQTFRKSPTPWMIGTMLLAAAATRITLGNWQITDALVPLVMIAAFPFVEWIIHVFVLHWKPRTIAGVTLDSRLARSHREHHFSPRTVSLIFIPWQTLLIVIPVLTAVAFLAFPRIELGLTFLTCISVLGLVYEWTHFLIHSDYKPKTALYRSVWRNHRNHHFKNEHYWFTVTTAGTADRVLGTYPDPTSVETSKTAKNLHGTASKL is encoded by the coding sequence ATGAGCAAGCCCGTCACTCTCGCCGATGCCGCACAGACGTTCCGCAAGTCACCGACGCCGTGGATGATCGGAACCATGCTGCTGGCTGCGGCGGCGACGCGCATTACGCTGGGCAACTGGCAGATCACCGACGCACTCGTTCCGCTCGTGATGATCGCCGCGTTTCCGTTCGTGGAGTGGATCATTCACGTCTTCGTACTGCACTGGAAGCCACGTACTATTGCCGGCGTCACGCTCGATTCACGGCTGGCCCGCAGCCATCGGGAACACCATTTTTCCCCGCGAACCGTCTCACTCATCTTCATTCCGTGGCAGACACTTCTGATCGTGATTCCCGTCCTGACGGCAGTCGCCTTCCTGGCGTTTCCCCGCATCGAACTCGGCCTCACGTTCCTGACCTGCATTTCCGTGCTGGGCCTTGTCTACGAGTGGACTCACTTCCTCATCCACAGTGACTACAAACCGAAAACTGCACTCTACCGGTCGGTTTGGCGCAATCATCGCAACCACCACTTCAAGAACGAGCACTACTGGTTCACAGTCACTACCGCGGGAACCGCCGATCGCGTGCTGGGCACCTACCCCGATCCCACATCAGTCGAAACGTCCAAGACCGCGAAGAACCTGCATGGTACCGCCTCGAAGCTGTGA
- a CDS encoding MaoC/PaaZ C-terminal domain-containing protein yields MTTPKTTTPKTNAVEFDTSGLDVWTDPEHFEVTAERIAEYAAATNDPIERHLLGEIAPPVFAVVPVFMSMAPAALSVAPVELLMKLVHGEQDFLFHRPIYPGDHLVARAKPIGFEGRDNGSTVVIYVETKTDKGELVNEQWMTAFFRKVDAGPGLGEKAPEHRFDDALRAGSPAAVVNQHIDEDQTFRYSPASGDPMPIHLDEEIARMSGLPGIINHGLCTMAFTSWGALTELAGGETERLRRLAVRFAKPVLPTQDIETVFYKSGSADGATSYSYETSAVGDLVIKDGLAVITDN; encoded by the coding sequence ATGACGACACCGAAGACGACAACACCGAAGACCAATGCGGTCGAATTCGATACTTCCGGGCTGGACGTCTGGACCGATCCGGAGCACTTCGAGGTGACAGCCGAGCGCATCGCGGAATACGCCGCTGCCACCAACGATCCCATCGAGCGGCATCTGTTGGGCGAGATCGCTCCGCCGGTCTTCGCGGTGGTACCCGTCTTCATGTCGATGGCACCCGCTGCGCTGTCGGTGGCACCGGTGGAACTGCTAATGAAGCTCGTTCACGGTGAGCAGGATTTCCTGTTCCACCGTCCGATCTACCCCGGTGACCATCTGGTGGCCCGGGCTAAGCCCATCGGGTTCGAGGGTCGCGACAACGGTTCCACCGTCGTCATCTACGTCGAAACCAAAACCGACAAGGGCGAATTGGTCAACGAGCAGTGGATGACGGCGTTCTTCCGCAAGGTCGACGCGGGTCCCGGCCTGGGTGAGAAGGCTCCCGAACACCGATTCGACGACGCTCTTCGTGCGGGCAGTCCGGCAGCGGTGGTGAATCAGCACATCGACGAGGACCAGACGTTCCGGTACTCGCCGGCGTCCGGTGATCCGATGCCGATCCACCTCGACGAAGAGATCGCTCGAATGTCCGGTCTCCCCGGAATTATCAACCACGGACTGTGCACGATGGCGTTCACGTCGTGGGGAGCCCTGACCGAACTGGCGGGCGGCGAGACCGAGCGGTTGCGCCGTCTCGCAGTGCGATTCGCGAAGCCCGTACTCCCGACCCAGGACATCGAGACGGTGTTCTACAAGTCGGGTTCGGCAGACGGAGCCACGTCGTACTCGTACGAAACCAGCGCGGTCGGTGACCTGGTCATCAAGGACGGCCTTGCTGTCATCACCGACAACTGA
- a CDS encoding amidase, producing MSANPQVHAFTDDALGDLDATGVAARIESGEVTAREVLEASIARAEAVQGQLNALACTDFDRALARSNRPAKGAFAGVPTAIKDNTDSAGLPTQQGSKAFTAVPAKADSDFAKQFLSTGANSIGKSRLPEFGFSASTEYMTEEPVHNPWNPAYSPGASSGGAAALVAAGVLPIAHANDGGGSIRIPAAACGLVGLKPTRGRTVADPADKSMPIRLIAQGAVTRTVRDTARWMSAAESYYRNPRLAPVRLIEGPSSTRLRVGVITDSVTVTKTDDETRKSVEATAELLASLGHHVEDAALPVGPEFINDFSIYWGFLSFAISTGGKQMLGPDFDKSGTDNLTKGLYTLYRKNLAKTPRVLYRLRRLQQQYSAMFLKYDVVLSPVLGHTTPELGYLSPAQPFEELFDKLIAYTSFTPLNNISGGPAISLPLHQTSNGLPLASHFSADLGDERTLLELAFELEEAQPWRRIQD from the coding sequence ATGAGCGCCAACCCCCAAGTCCACGCCTTCACCGACGACGCCCTGGGCGACCTCGACGCCACTGGCGTCGCCGCCCGGATCGAATCGGGTGAGGTGACCGCACGGGAAGTCCTGGAGGCGTCGATCGCGCGCGCCGAGGCTGTTCAAGGGCAATTGAACGCCCTGGCCTGTACTGATTTCGATCGTGCCCTCGCCAGGAGCAACCGGCCAGCCAAGGGCGCCTTTGCCGGAGTTCCCACCGCGATCAAGGACAACACCGACAGCGCCGGCCTTCCCACCCAGCAGGGCAGCAAGGCCTTCACCGCGGTCCCCGCCAAGGCTGACAGCGATTTCGCGAAGCAGTTCCTCTCCACCGGGGCCAATTCGATCGGCAAATCTCGGCTGCCCGAGTTCGGATTCAGCGCGTCCACCGAGTACATGACGGAAGAACCCGTACACAACCCGTGGAATCCGGCGTACTCGCCGGGGGCTTCCTCGGGTGGCGCGGCCGCGCTTGTTGCTGCCGGCGTACTCCCGATCGCGCACGCCAACGACGGCGGTGGGTCAATTCGTATTCCCGCTGCTGCCTGCGGACTGGTCGGACTCAAACCCACTCGCGGACGTACCGTCGCCGATCCGGCCGACAAGTCGATGCCGATCCGGCTGATCGCACAGGGCGCCGTCACCCGAACAGTTCGCGACACCGCCAGGTGGATGTCAGCGGCTGAAAGCTATTACCGCAATCCACGACTCGCGCCGGTTCGCCTGATCGAAGGACCCAGCTCAACCCGATTGCGCGTCGGCGTCATCACCGATTCCGTGACCGTCACCAAGACGGACGACGAGACGCGTAAGTCCGTCGAGGCGACTGCGGAACTCCTTGCAAGCCTTGGCCATCACGTCGAGGATGCCGCATTGCCCGTCGGCCCGGAATTCATCAACGACTTCAGCATCTACTGGGGTTTCCTGTCTTTTGCCATCTCCACCGGTGGTAAACAGATGCTCGGACCCGACTTCGACAAGTCCGGCACCGACAATCTCACCAAGGGCCTCTACACGCTGTACCGGAAGAACCTCGCGAAGACGCCGCGCGTGCTCTACCGCTTGCGACGCCTCCAGCAGCAGTACAGCGCCATGTTCTTGAAGTACGACGTCGTACTCTCGCCGGTACTTGGTCACACCACCCCCGAGCTCGGATACCTCTCCCCCGCGCAGCCTTTCGAGGAACTCTTCGACAAGCTGATCGCGTACACGTCGTTCACGCCACTGAACAACATCTCCGGCGGTCCGGCGATTTCGCTACCGCTGCACCAGACCAGCAACGGTTTGCCGTTGGCTTCGCATTTCTCCGCCGATCTCGGCGACGAGCGCACGCTCCTCGAATTGGCCTTCGAACTGGAAGAGGCTCAGCCCTGGAGACGAATCCAGGACTGA